The bacterium genome includes the window CGCTACGTGCCCCGCGGCTCCTTCCGCCCGCCGAAGGCGCGGAGCAGCGCGCGCCACGGATCGAACTGATCGTCCGCCACGCGCTCCTTCAGCGGGATGATCGCGTTGTCCGTGATGTGGATGTGCTCGGGGCAGACCTCTTCGCAGCACTTCGTGATGTTGCAGTAGCCGATCCCGCCCTTGCCCCGCAGCAGGTCCGTGCGCGTCAGCGTGTCCTTGGGATGCATCTCCAGCGCCGCGATCCGCACCATGAAGCGCGGACCGTAGTACCGGTCGGTGCCGCCGTGCTCGCGGAGCACGTGACAGACGTCCTGGCACAGGAAGCACTCGATGCACTTCCGGAACTCGAAAAGCCGCTCCACGTCGTCGGACGACATCCGGTACGGCGTCGGCTCGTCCGGCCGCGGCGTGAACGGCGGGATCTCCTTGTTCACACGGTAGTTCCACGAGACGTCCGTCACGAGGTCCCGGATGAGCGGAAACACCTTGATCGGCCGCACCGTGATGGGCGCGCCGTGGAACGCGTCGACCCGGGCCTGGCACATGAGACGCGGCTTGCCGTTGATCTCGGCGCTGCACGACCCGCATTTGGCCGCCTTGCAGTTCCAACGGCACGCCAGCGTCGTGTCGTGGTGGGCCTGGATGTAGTGGATCGCATCGAGGACCACCATGCCTTCTATCGGCGGGACGGCGTACTCCGTGAGCGTTCCGCCCGAGGCGTCGCCTCGGAAGACGTGGAAGATCTGATCAGCCATCTCGGCTTTCGTCCTCCCGCC containing:
- a CDS encoding succinate dehydrogenase/fumarate reductase iron-sulfur subunit — protein: MADQIFHVFRGDASGGTLTEYAVPPIEGMVVLDAIHYIQAHHDTTLACRWNCKAAKCGSCSAEINGKPRLMCQARVDAFHGAPITVRPIKVFPLIRDLVTDVSWNYRVNKEIPPFTPRPDEPTPYRMSSDDVERLFEFRKCIECFLCQDVCHVLREHGGTDRYYGPRFMVRIAALEMHPKDTLTRTDLLRGKGGIGYCNITKCCEEVCPEHIHITDNAIIPLKERVADDQFDPWRALLRAFGGRKEPRGT